In Deltaproteobacteria bacterium, the following proteins share a genomic window:
- a CDS encoding ABC transporter substrate-binding protein gives MFTRANRQRSKLNLCALSSLVTSLVLVTASAFAQPVRIAVGAASVASLPTWVAQDGGYFNREGVPAELIYIRGGPQTMSALISGEVPFAQIYGGALVAAALTGADVVIVAGLINTPFFSIVTIKGIDKPDDLRGKKIGISTFGSATDFALRLALKKWNIKADSEVSILQMRGVPEILPAMAAGALHGGVMSPPTNMIAIRAGYKELAYLPQIGISFQHTSVATSRKYLERNRPTAIKVLRAYRAAVERIKADKAFTIKTLAKYMSTQDNVVLDYSYNTAEPLFRPLAYPTMEGIQAALDFLSDKEPKAKLAQPKDFVDNSLLDEIAKATR, from the coding sequence ATGTTCACCAGGGCAAATCGTCAGCGCTCCAAACTTAATCTTTGCGCACTTTCCTCACTAGTCACTTCCCTCGTTCTAGTCACTGCCTCTGCCTTCGCCCAACCGGTGCGCATCGCCGTCGGCGCGGCGAGCGTGGCGTCGTTGCCGACCTGGGTCGCGCAAGACGGCGGCTACTTCAATCGCGAAGGCGTGCCGGCGGAATTGATCTACATTCGCGGCGGACCGCAAACCATGTCGGCGCTGATCAGCGGCGAAGTCCCGTTCGCGCAAATCTACGGCGGCGCGCTGGTCGCCGCGGCATTGACCGGTGCCGATGTCGTGATTGTCGCGGGACTGATCAACACGCCATTCTTTTCCATCGTCACAATTAAAGGCATCGACAAACCGGACGACCTGCGCGGCAAGAAGATCGGCATCAGCACGTTCGGTTCGGCCACCGATTTCGCGCTGCGCTTGGCGCTCAAGAAATGGAACATCAAAGCCGACAGCGAGGTGAGCATCTTGCAAATGCGCGGCGTGCCGGAAATTCTCCCGGCCATGGCCGCCGGCGCGCTCCATGGCGGCGTGATGTCGCCGCCAACCAACATGATCGCCATCCGCGCCGGTTATAAGGAACTCGCCTACCTGCCGCAGATCGGCATTTCGTTTCAGCACACCAGCGTGGCGACCAGTAGAAAATATTTAGAGCGCAATCGGCCGACGGCGATCAAAGTATTGCGCGCCTATCGCGCCGCCGTCGAGCGCATCAAAGCCGACAAAGCCTTCACGATAAAAACCCTGGCGAAATACATGAGCACCCAAGACAACGTCGTGTTGGATTACAGCTACAACACCGCCGAGCCGCTGTTTCGTCCGCTGGCCTACCCGACCATGGAAGGGATACAAGCGGCGCTCGATTTCCTGAGCGACAAAGAGCCGAAGGCAAAACTCGCCCAGCCGAAAGATTTCGTCGATAACAGCTTGCTCGACGAAATCGCCAAGGCGACTCGCTAA
- a CDS encoding ABC transporter substrate-binding protein: protein MTTSTIRAIVILVLSVLSVQSTSAQERITLGLTTRNGSTSLPYVVAEEKGFFKAEGLNAIIVIMQNQVVVNGVLSRHVDYGGTFSNFVGAAMSGAPVKIVMSVMDGADHFLVTSPNIKRVEDLKGKTFGISSFGGTPHSEAVAVLRKYNLNPEKDVTFLQVGGSSARYISLESGAINAAMLVPPFNHQAKKRGFNELLGFNDIMSMPVGGLAVHTQRMKEKPDEIVKMIRALIKSLEYIRTRKADILALIDKQWGIKEADIRENMYKEMIGLFSRTGIGPDEAMRNVIRLVRDTRKNLPDASIADVADWSFARKAQ from the coding sequence ATGACAACATCTACCATTCGAGCCATTGTGATATTGGTCCTATCCGTCCTATCGGTCCAATCCACTTCCGCCCAAGAGCGCATCACTCTCGGCTTGACCACGCGCAACGGCAGCACTTCACTGCCTTACGTCGTCGCGGAAGAAAAAGGTTTCTTCAAAGCCGAAGGACTGAACGCGATCATCGTCATCATGCAGAACCAAGTCGTCGTCAACGGCGTGCTCAGCCGCCACGTCGATTACGGCGGGACTTTCTCGAATTTCGTCGGCGCCGCCATGTCCGGCGCCCCGGTGAAGATCGTCATGTCGGTGATGGACGGCGCCGATCATTTTCTCGTCACCAGCCCGAACATCAAGCGCGTCGAAGATTTGAAGGGCAAGACCTTCGGCATCAGCAGTTTTGGCGGCACGCCGCACAGCGAAGCGGTTGCCGTCCTGCGCAAGTACAATTTGAATCCGGAAAAAGACGTAACCTTTTTACAGGTCGGCGGCAGCTCGGCGCGCTACATCTCGCTGGAGAGCGGCGCGATCAACGCCGCCATGCTGGTGCCGCCGTTCAATCACCAGGCGAAAAAACGCGGCTTCAACGAATTGCTCGGTTTCAACGACATCATGAGTATGCCCGTGGGCGGTCTCGCCGTTCACACCCAGCGGATGAAAGAGAAACCCGACGAGATTGTCAAGATGATCCGCGCCCTGATCAAAAGTTTGGAATACATTCGCACGCGTAAAGCCGATATTCTCGCGCTCATCGACAAGCAGTGGGGCATTAAAGAAGCGGACATCCGCGAAAATATGTACAAGGAAATGATCGGTCTGTTCAGCCGCACCGGCATCGGCCCGGATGAAGCGATGCGCAACGTCATCCGGCTGGTGCGGGACACGAGAAAAAATCTACCCGATGCGAGTATCGCCGATGTCGCCGACTGGAGTTTCGCGCGCAAAGCGCAGTGA
- a CDS encoding ABC transporter substrate-binding protein, producing the protein MNFRRAGKICLLFLVGSVSASLHAADKLVADYGGQSGFQSALWVAKDLRIFDKYNLDVEAIMITGSARSIAALIGNSTQFSTGSATGPLAAAVKGSDLKVIAASYNKFPYAFVVNPEIRSAKDLRGKKVNILNFGGSNDLALRLALKEWGLKLSDIQVIVGGDAPTRLASLMTGRTDATILSPPHLTMAVKSGYRVLADMGDMSANFPQSTLNVKGSYMRENRDLVKRFVRAYAEAIHVIKTSRDRTMKIFAKRMGVDDAAMVSSTYDYFAPRFSFPPRVNLEGVRDTLSFYAEQNAEFKNRRAEEFVDHSLMDELEREGFFKKLGG; encoded by the coding sequence ATGAATTTCAGGCGCGCAGGAAAAATTTGCCTACTATTTCTCGTCGGTTCTGTCAGTGCGTCGTTACATGCCGCCGATAAACTCGTCGCCGACTACGGCGGCCAGTCGGGGTTTCAAAGCGCGCTGTGGGTAGCGAAGGATTTGAGAATTTTCGACAAGTACAATCTCGACGTCGAGGCGATCATGATCACCGGCAGCGCGCGCTCGATCGCCGCGCTGATCGGCAACAGCACGCAGTTCTCGACCGGCTCGGCGACCGGGCCTCTTGCGGCGGCGGTCAAAGGCTCCGACCTCAAGGTCATCGCCGCTTCGTACAACAAATTCCCCTACGCGTTCGTGGTCAACCCCGAGATTCGCAGCGCCAAGGATCTGCGCGGCAAGAAGGTCAACATCCTCAACTTCGGCGGTTCCAACGATCTGGCGCTGCGCTTGGCGCTAAAAGAGTGGGGCCTGAAGTTGTCCGACATCCAAGTGATCGTCGGCGGCGATGCGCCGACGCGCTTGGCTTCGCTCATGACCGGGCGCACCGACGCGACCATTTTATCGCCGCCGCATTTGACCATGGCGGTGAAATCCGGCTATCGCGTGCTCGCCGACATGGGCGACATGAGCGCGAACTTTCCCCAATCGACCTTGAACGTGAAGGGCAGCTACATGCGAGAGAATCGCGACTTGGTGAAACGCTTCGTGCGCGCCTACGCGGAGGCGATCCACGTTATCAAAACCAGCCGCGACCGGACGATGAAAATATTCGCCAAGCGCATGGGCGTCGACGACGCGGCGATGGTCAGTTCGACCTACGATTACTTCGCGCCGCGCTTTTCCTTCCCGCCGCGGGTGAACTTGGAAGGCGTGCGCGACACGCTCAGTTTTTACGCCGAGCAGAACGCGGAATTTAAAAACCGCCGAGCCGAAGAGTTCGTCGATCATTCGTTGATGGATGAATTGGAACGGGAAGGGTTCTTTAAAAAGCTCGGTGGGTGA
- a CDS encoding CopG family transcriptional regulator, with amino-acid sequence MKKEYDFSKGKRGVVIPQVGKTRITIYLDDAIVKRFKTQSENSGKGYQTLINDALKFYLGQTEKRLTAEIVRKIVREELSSQN; translated from the coding sequence ATGAAGAAGGAGTATGATTTCTCTAAGGGCAAGCGCGGTGTGGTGATTCCCCAGGTTGGCAAGACACGCATCACAATTTATCTCGACGATGCAATTGTAAAGCGCTTCAAGACCCAGTCCGAGAATTCTGGTAAGGGGTATCAAACCCTCATCAACGACGCGCTGAAATTTTATCTCGGCCAGACCGAGAAGCGCCTGACGGCAGAGATCGTGCGCAAGATCGTGCGCGAGGAGCTCTCCAGCCAAAACTGA